AAGTAGTATAGTTTGAGGCCTCTCAcggatagaaatttttttcaaactggttcaacctactctaataagtgacaagtatcatatctcacatattttctttaatattttaacaatcagTTATATTGTTATTATACTAATCTAGgaactcaaacattaattttttaagtacaaaaaaatattgaatgacaTTTATTACTTATTAGATCGagtagattgaagaaaatttcaaactttgTCCCCTCACTCACACATGTAGGAGTCTCAAAGTCCATGTGTCACGACAAAATTACTTAGCAAAaccaagaaagaagaaaacaaaattgagCAATGGGTCACACAATTCAAATTATTACGAGACCTAGCTAGAACGGAATCCAATGTGATGGGATACTGTGTAATTGCATATATGACAAGGTTTTGCGTGGACATGGAGTAAACTTGTGGCATTGTATTGGAAACCACACGTTGAAGAGGATTATTTCAGTGAAATAATTCCCTActaccatattttttattttattttattaataacaatAGTCTTTATATAGAATATAATAAGATGACACCTAAATTATTAAGAACTCCTAATTAATCTTAATCTTAATTTGTAATAtcctaattttaattaattaaaattttaatcttttCCCCAACACAAAGCTTACTTTAAAAGTTAAAATCGATGCAAGGCAAAGACTCATCAATTGTCTTCAAGACGTAACTTAATCGGTTCGGACCATACCTAATGAAGTAGAgattattagttcgaatttttattttcctcttttgtgaacatgtaaaaaaaaaaaaaaaaaaaaaaacactactcATCAATCTAAGTAATGCCTCTTGATGGTTCCAAATGGATCATGCCGTCAGTATCCCTATAATTGTAAAGCCTACTTACCCTTTAAAGGTGGGCCTGGGCCTAACAGGTGAAACCCACGTCCCCATCTATATGGGCTGTCCGAATTGTAAAACATCCTAATTTAAAAAACGTATATCTGAGGGGTTACCTTAGTCCATACCTCCCAGGCTCCCACATTCCACAAACTGACAAAGGGATGATTTTGTAAttagtgattaaaaaaaaaaaggcggaAAGGCGAAGGCAAGTGGGAGTGTGGAAGTGGGAATTTCAAAAAGCATGAACGGACGCGAAGCAAGACTCCAAAACTCTTGGAGTTGGAGCGTTCTTTTTAACCAAATTGCGGCtagctttttaaaaatatccTCTGCAGTGAGCTCGCCTGCGCCACAAGAAATTTGCTCTGCCTCTTCTCGCTCGCTCTCTCTCTGGGGCTACTTCACCAACACTGCAAGACATCACCGGAAGCTCTATCCGTGAgagaagattgattttttttttaatcttctgtCCCTCTCTGGACGTGGAGGGTAACGCCTCTGAAACTCCTCAGATTTGATCTCCAAGAAACTTAGACAAAACAAGGTAGTCctttcgttttcttttcttggttaattttgggtttttaattgATAGGCTATTTCATATTTCCATGGAATTTGATTGTTTggttgaggatttttttttttgtgtgtgtgtgcgcgcttTGGTATAGTGGGTTTGGGTTAATTTTCTTTGTTGGTCAGTTGGTTGCTGGGGCTGCTGATTTTGGTTTGGTTGATGGGTATGATCTgtaattgtttgaaattttatgggtttttgtcGTTAATTTACTTGGGTGATTCTGATAATTCGCATGCATTTTCTAagattttgtttggttgctgagaaagttTGAGGGGAAAATAGATGTAAGTTTTGCTGCTTAATTGGTTTGCAAGTGAAGGGAGATTCTAATAGATTTCCTGGATAGTTGTACAAAGGGTTATTTAGAGGATTCCcgtcatttttcttatatttaagaatttaacctaattttactggatcatattaaaataatacaTCACACTAACTTTCCTTAATCATTTTCTATatcttcaaaatatttgttttttattttattaaaataatattttattttattctaaaaacatgtttctttttcttgccatctctctcatctccgtcttctttctctccctgaCTTCTTCACTCTCATCTCCTTCTTTTCTTTCGCCCCAGCCGCACTTCTCGCCCTTTCTCGATCTCACTCTCTGCCTCACTCTCATCCCCCCACAGACCAGCAAGCAAGAGGAACAACCACAGACCAGCAAGCATAGATCAAGAGGAACAACCAGCAAGCAAGCTAtaatgattttggtttcttgaggggttctgattttgattttgattttggtttctatttttttgattttacaATCTACCTTTTTTGGTTTCTATGGttgatttttgcaatctacTGAATTAGTTTCATCAAGTTGAAAGTTGTGCATTAATCCTGTCCCTGCGCCGCTTCTCTGCTTGGCTATGGCTCTTGGAAGGAGTCGCACCTCCATCTTCTCCAGCCCCTCCTCCTTCAGATGGGAAGCCATGGAATTGAAATCTGGAGCTGGTGGAAGCTGAGACATGGAGCGGCAGGGACCAAATTTATACAACCAGCAAGCAATCTATTGGGTTTCTATTTCTATAGTTGATtttggttcctttttttttttttttttttttgcaatctaccgtcttctttttttggtttctatggttgatttttgcaatctactggtttttttttttttttttttttttcatctgggTTCTTTTGCAATCTTCAAATGGCTTGTGTCCAGATGAAGtgcagaaaaagaagaggaCGGAGAAGAACGGAGAAAAATAATGGAGACGTGCGTAAAAagatgtgagaggagagagtgTTTtgtttatgattataataatcaTATGGATCGCTAGAGTGTATTGGGTTCTACTAGCATatgatggtttaaggaaccatTTAAGGAATCTGCcgtgagattttttttgtaattttttgaatatatttCCTACACATAGGatcagactcccttatagggagtttACTGTGAATGCTCTTGGTTGGGTTTACCTCTCCCCCATTCCAACGTTTTTCCCTCAACTTTCTCAACCCCAAACAatgcttttgttattttatcatGGAGCCATACGAAGATGAGTTGAGAGCAGGAGAGACTCAGTAAGCATGCTTAATTTCAGATGTATTAATTCTGAGAAGTGCATAGACAACAATGTGTGACTTTATGCGTTGTGTTTAAACGGGGTTATTTGCAATATTGGTTTATGTATAAGGTGGAATAAGGCATCCAATAAAAATTCTAGAGCTAGCGACCCACGATTGTTTCTTGTATCATTCATGCATGCTTACTTGATAATTGTGAAGTGCCAGATGTTCCGAGTAAGTGCTGATTATCCTTATAGTGGCCTACATGAATATCGCTCCTGTGTCAGCACGAATGTGCATATATGCTTGAGTACATTGTGTTTGGACCAGCTGTTTTGCACAGAAAGGTTAGtttctttaccttttttattcaaagaaatgaaagagtACTGTGAATGTTAATTAATGAACCTACTTCTTTTCGACTTATCATGCATTTTGCTTCTTTATGTtggaactctctctctctctctctctcatgcatgtGAACGTCGTCGCGTGTGCTTATTTGATGCAATAGTTGATGAGTACATGCTCATGGAGCAATCTTGTTGTTTAGGTTGACATGGACAGCAAAGCTAACTCAAAAATAAGCTTGGTTGTTTAGGTTGACATGATGGGTATGCAATCCCAATTTGATAATCTGGATTTGCCTCCTGGAATAGATGTGTCACTTCCTTGGTTGAACGACTCGGATCGATTCATGTGCAAACATACCAGCTTCGAGTACAACAACTTTAGTTATTTCAGATCTTCCAGAAAGCAAAATGCAGGCAGCTGCTACAAGCAGTTCAACCATCCCTACAGAGTCAAgttcaagaaaaaagaagaagaaaatgcagTTACAGAAATGCTTCTGTAGCTGTCCATCTTAAGAGTTAAAAGAGCATGTCAATTCAACAAAAATAGACGGAAATAAACGATAGAATGCAAAGAAGCATTTTTCTTGAGCAATTTGATACTGTGGATGATTTTTCAGGTCATCATTATAGCCGCATGGAGTTTTCAGATGGGAGGTGACTTTAGTTACTTGCAGATATGGTTTATGTTTGTACTTTAAAGAAAGCAATTTGATATTGTGGATGCTTTTTCAGGTCCTCATTATAGCCACATGGGCTTTTCAGATGGGAAGGTGACTTTAGTTAATTTAGTTCTTTGGGTCCTCTTTCTTTTCAATGTCCCTCTCTCTCACGCACATATATTCAATAAGCTACCGATCATTCGTTTATGTCTTGCAAAAGTAATTTATGTACAGTGTGCTCTCCCCAACCCAATTCAATTAGTTTTTTCATAAGAAATTGAAGATatgattgtttttttggctGGAATGTCCATCACCCCGTGTTAACTTGTCAAAATtttggggccttaattaaattttttgattggTACTTTCTTGCTTTTCATGATCTAGGGGGggaaaaaagagatgaaaaagCTGGACTCTTgctattgtatttttttattttttttaaaaaaccattaTTTTGAAGCTAAGAGTCTTGaattttcttattaaattaTACAACATGAACTTCAGCCACATTaataaagtgaagttacctgGCAGTTAATTCTAAATTTATCAGAGATATATATTAGTGATACTAGCTTCAAGAATCAAGATATTTGATATTGGacaaaattttctcatactCTATAAAACTGTCATGTGTATCTTGAGCATGCGAGAAACACATGGTTTTTTAATAGAACTACTAAAAAACCTATGTGTTTTTCTCAtgctaattaaaaaatcatgtgctTCTCATATGTTAAGAGATACACGACAAATTTATAAACTGAGTATgagaaattatttaatttggaaGAAATGTATGTTCATTGATGTTTATGTTTCGTTTCAAATTATGCTAACTGTCAATTACATTGTTTTGCAATAATTTAGTCTAGACAAAACAAACAATGGGAATTCTGCAGCTTCCTGAACAGTCTTTGAACCCAAAACCCATCTCTAAAAGAGAATTCGATGACAACGGAGATGCAAGTGTTGTTGCATATAATGAATGGCTGGTACGTAGGCTTACACTTCTGGCATGAATGCagtaacatattttatttagcCATATAAATATGGTATTTGATgacctattatatatatatatatatatatatcatggtCCTGTGAgtcatatttttgtttatacTGTATTGAGTTAGATCATACAGAACTGGGATTCAATGCAATGAGGTTATTCATATGCAATTGACAGCTTAATGTGAGAACTTTTTTGGGCTGTTAGGTCCATCTGCTTAGGTTGCTCGGGCATATGTGATTCGAGTaacacattttcttttggcatgTAAATATGGTCTTTGATGACCTACTACATTGTTATATATACATAGATGGTATTGTgagttatatttttgtttatactaCTATATTGAGTTAGATCATGCGGGACCTGGATCCAATACAATGAGGTTGTCCATATGCAATGGACAACTTCATGTGAGAGATTGTCTGGGTAGTTTGAACCCACCTATGCAAGTGGGACCCGAACAACCTTTCACATGAGGACATTGCACGGGACCCTGATTCAATCATGTATGCTATCATCCGAGTAAAACTATGCTTTCATGTACACCAATAGCAAATTTTATGCAAATTTTTGCTCTCTTGCATGCATAAAGTAATATTGCGTCTCTATTTGACTATTTTTTGGATTGCTTGCAGACAATGCATCAATCTGCGCTATACACTTTTGAACAAATGATGAAAATTgctaagaaaaaacaaatagttGTATTTTTGGATTATGATGGAACTCTCTCACCAATTGTCAATGATCCTGAAAAAGCTTTCATAACCGACAAGGTAAAAATTACTCATTACACAACCGAAGATGCtgaaattaaattttcattttatcctTTGGTaccttaattactttttttttttttttgtgttaattttataaactcCACTCGATTAAAActgaaaaaacaaaggaaatttaaaaaaaaaaaaatgtacactcaatttttatatgaaaaattctTTCTATTATTGGAGAAGATTTCGATCTCAGATGTTGCATATTTCAAAAAATCTCACTGAGGTCCCATTAATGGCCATTTGGATTCGGTGggggtatgtatatatatatattctttttgataatatttcaacttttgaaaaaaacaaaaattggcaGATGGAAAACCCCAATAATTGGTTGTTTAAATTGCACTCTATTTGCCTCTGACTGCTAAATTATGTGCAATTCGAATAGCCAAttgcaaaaattcttatttaaaaaaaataactctaTATCTCATTTGGTAATAAACAAAACGTTTCAGctatttttttgccatttttacaAAGTGATTTGTGCTTTCATGCCATTTATACTGGTTGGTAAGACAATTATGTGGACGTGCATGCAGATGCGATCAACAATACATGAAGTTGCTAAATGTTTCCCTACTGCAATTGTTACTGGAAGGGCTAGGGATAAGGTATACTGTTGTCTGCTGCTCAATGCTCATACACAATTAGTAAATTATATAAACTGTATCGTGCATTTGAGCTGATTGAAATGTATATTTCTTTACTATTTAGGCAGTTGAATTTGTAAAACTAAAGGATCTCTGCTATGCTGGAAGTCATGGGATGCATATATCAATCCCATCAGGATTCTTAAAAAGCGCAAAGCCTGAGGATCAAACTCATATTGCCGATGAACAGGTACTCGTTAACTTGCAGTATTTTGAAAGAGTAACACTAGAAACCAGCTTGCATTTCAGGCCTTATAATTCTATCTTAACATGTTCTCTAATCTTTACAGGGTTTTATCAACTTCTACGCTGCAAAGAAATTCTCATATAAGCTAAAGAAGGTAAGGATGTTGTATAATCTGCTATTACATTTTTCTCATGCTTTATTGTTCTAAGCATAACACTAATACTGAATTGCGTAGTGTCTCTAAAATACCATGTAATAGAGTGATGGAAATGTCTCTATAATTGTAtctttcattttcatcttttattCTCTAAAAGTTTCATGTTGTCTTTTGCAGATAAAGGAGAAACTACTAGAAAAGACCAAAGGCATAAGAGGTGCCATAGTTGAGGACAATAAGTTCTGCATCTCTGTACACTTCCGATGTGTAGATGACGAGGTACAACTTAGATTTCtggtaaaaaaatcaaacacagAAAAATAATTCTCAAAGTTTCTTGGATGCTAAGATTACATATTCTTTTATGTAGTTAGTTGACAATGTTAAGAAGATTGTAGACTCTGTCATCGAATCTTATCCAGAATTTCGCGCGGGAGAGGGTAAAATGGTACATACGTACATTAGATATCTTTATTCGTAAGATTTGTCCttttttggtaaagtttttatttgcatttgattgtaataattatcttttttcaATTCATATCACTCATTGTGAAGTTTTGTTTAACAGGTTATGGAAGTACGCCCAAATATTGAGTGGAACAAAGGTCATGCTTTGGGCTATTTACTAAACACTTTCGGGTTTGATGCCCACAATGATGATGTCCTCCCATTATATATAGGAGATGACTTAACGGACGAGGATGCCTTCAAGGTAATATGGGATCTTAATATGACTGTCGCATCCCTATAAATATTGAACCCAATTAGAGGGGGAGTCCGAATTATGCAATTCAGGTGACGGTGAAGAATGAGAAAGGGCATATGCAAATTCTATCTTCCCAGTAGCCCGAAGTACGGGATTCACCTACTTGAAATTAGTGGATCATGCACCTGTCCTTTCTCATTCTCTGCCATAATCGCTTGTGATTCGGATTGGAAAAATCAAGACCCCAAACCCCTCCCCCCCAccccaaataataataataataaaaaaaaaattatgcatgtaaaTAGGGCCCATGCTAATGTGATTTGTATACAAATGCTGCAGTTTATAAAGAAACTTGGAAGGGGCTTTTCTATCGTTGTCTCGTCCATGCCAAAAAAGACGGATGCTTCATTCTCCTTACGTGATACAATAGAGGTCATGGATTTCTTGACAAAGCTTACCGGGTGGAGAAAAAGCTCTTCTTCGGATTAATCTAATCCAAATGCCATTATATCTTAACTCACCCGAGCAAACATCTTTTACACCAAATTACTTGTTTGGCAGAGAAAATCCCTTCCTTCTTTGAACTTGAGTCAGCTTCCAACATGTTCATGATATGTGGAGAGCGCATAAATGTCATTTAATAATTGGTCGGGACAATTTAGCTTTACGGCCTACTTGGTAAACAAACCTATTAAGTTGATGTGGGAACTAAAGAGGTGCTCTAAGTTTGAAGTTTGATTTGTTAGGAAACTAAAGAGCATCATTGCAGATTAAGCTTCTTTATTCTATGTAAGAACAGTTCTGTTGATGTGTTCCGTGTGAGTGCAACTATTGAGATCATTAAAAAAGGGTGTCCGATAACCATTCATTACATATAtgctttaagaaaataattatgcTCGAGGTTGACCAATCTAGCTTATGCGTGCATTGGGTGGAACACTAATCAAGGACAAGAGGATAAGAAACCTAGGCCTAACCGCTTCATTTTAGCTGCAAAACAGAGGGACTAATCTATAGCAATACAGTAAATACGACACTAAATAAATTGATTGCTCAAGaaaggttaaaataaaaataaatatcacaCAATGAAATCCTTTGGATATTCATGATGAAGAATAATACCATGAGAACATAAGGAGAATACTTTGCATTTTTCagagtaaaaacaaaatttatagcATGACATTAAAGACAAAGAATGcatttaataaagaaataatttacTTTGGTGCACTCATTCACAAGAAAGACAACTGATGAAAGTCATTCATAGCAGCATCTCTCGAGGAAATGGCATAAGAAGCCCTGTTTATTTTGGGGAAAATTGAGGATCATAACAAAGAATGCAAGCATATATTGAGAGAAATGGTAATAAGATAGGCTTGTGCGGCACCTACATAAAGCATTTGGGCGAGGACAATGAAGATCAAATTAACAAGTAATGTATGAAATCAGGCAGTTAAAAGCTTTTCCCCAACACAAAGCTTCCTTTAGAAGTTGAAATCGATTCAAGGTAAAAAAGGTTCATTAATCTAAGTAATTGCCCATCGATGGATCCAAATGGATCATACAGTCAGTATCCCTATAATTTTAGGGTGCTCAAATTGTAGTGCAATTTTGATAGCCCATAAAGAGAGTTGTATGGCCCACTTACCATATGAAGGTGGGCCTAGGCCTAACGCCCCAATTTTTCTGATCTATATGGGCTAAAACATCCTTATTCAAAAAACGTATGTATGTTTGAAATTGGGCCCTTGAGGTGGGTTCATGATTCATCCACACTTTCCAATTCCACAAACTGACAAAAGTTTGTTTAAAGTTTGCTTTTTGTAATTAGCgataaaaggaaaggaaaggaaaaggaaaggaaaggaaaggaacagaaaaagaaagaaggcaaGTGGGAATTTCAAAAAGCTTGAACGGACATATGCACTACTCCAAAACTCATGAAGCATTCTTGCAGCTTCTTATAAGCAAAATTGCACTTGCTCCTTAAAATATCCTCTGCAGTGAGCTAGCCTGTGCCATAACATTGTTGCTCTTCACCAACACCGCAAGACGTACGTCGTCACCAGAAGCTCTATCCGTGAgagaagattgattttttttattttttattttttattttatctcccAGTGGACCGACGACAATCTCAGTAGGTTTTGCTTTAACTTAATTTTTCTGTCATCGATCTCCAGTTTCCTTAATTCTATCCCTCTCTGGACGTGGAGGGTAACGTCTCTGAAACTCCCCAGATTTGATCTTAAACAAAAAACGAGGTagtccttttgttttgttgtcttttcttggttatttttgtgtttttaattgaTGGGtgtttgatagtttgatggaatattttgattgtttggttgaggatttttttgtttgtttgctttggAATACTAGTGGGTTTGGGTTAATTTTCTTTGTTGGGTTCGTTAAGATTGTTAACTAATATATAACTTAGAAGCTAGGGACTTGGTTGTTGGGgttgttgattttggtttggttgATGGGTATAAGCTGTAATTGTTCgaaattttatgggtttttgtcGTTAATTTGCTTGGGTGATGATTCTGATAATTCCCATGCATTTTCTAAGGTTTTGTTTGGTTCCTGAGAAAGTTGCTAGGAGTAAGTTTTGCTGCTTAATAATAATTGGTTTGCAAGAGAAGCTGGGAGATTCTTATATATAGATTTCCTGCATATATATAGCTGTATAAAGAGTTACTTTAGTTGGGTTTACATCTTAGGATAGAAACAGCGTTTTATATTTGCGCGCAATTAATGGTTGATGCATAAGCTAGCTAGTGGAATAAGGCATTGATCGAGTAAATATTATATAGAGCTAGCGACTCTCTATTGTACTGTTTCTTGTATATATGATTGCATGCTTACTTGTGAGTTGTCAAGTGCAAGATGTGCCGACCAAGTGCCTGAATA
This window of the Corylus avellana chromosome ca5, CavTom2PMs-1.0 genome carries:
- the LOC132180685 gene encoding probable trehalose-phosphate phosphatase J gives rise to the protein MGILQLPEQSLNPKPISKREFDDNGDASVVAYNEWLTMHQSALYTFEQMMKIAKKKQIVVFLDYDGTLSPIVNDPEKAFITDKMRSTIHEVAKCFPTAIVTGRARDKAVEFVKLKDLCYAGSHGMHISIPSGFLKSAKPEDQTHIADEQGFINFYAAKKFSYKLKKIKEKLLEKTKGIRGAIVEDNKFCISVHFRCVDDELVDNVKKIVDSVIESYPEFRAGEGKMVMEVRPNIEWNKGHALGYLLNTFGFDAHNDDVLPLYIGDDLTDEDAFKFIKKLGRGFSIVVSSMPKKTDASFSLRDTIEVMDFLTKLTGWRKSSSSD